A section of the Ciceribacter thiooxidans genome encodes:
- a CDS encoding benzoate/H(+) symporter BenE family transporter yields the protein MLKDLSAQSLFMGLLTAFVGFASSFAVVLQGLKGVGATDLEAASGLMALSVSMGVCGVVLSLVTRLPVSIAWSTPGAALLVTAGVPEGGFPVAVGAFLVCGILIVVAGLFRPLGRAVAAIPAPLANAMLSGVILGLCFAPFKAIAFDPRLGLPILAAWAVVAAFKRLYAVPAALAAFALVIAFGVDLPEGAMASWAASLAPPVELVMPAFTVPSLISIALPLFIVTMASQNIPGIAVLKVNHYNPMPGPLFAATGLFSLFSAPFGGHAVNLAAITAAMCAGEDAHPDPKKRYWAAVVCGLGYVVLGLLAGAVTAFVSLAPPILIQAVAGLALIAAFSGSAVAAFKEVETREAAAVTFLITASGVSFGGISGAFWGLVAGGLMMALMQLAKGRR from the coding sequence GCAGGGGCTCAAAGGGGTCGGCGCGACCGATCTCGAGGCCGCATCCGGCCTGATGGCTCTTTCCGTTTCCATGGGTGTCTGTGGCGTGGTGCTGAGCCTTGTCACCCGGCTTCCGGTGTCGATCGCCTGGTCGACGCCAGGCGCTGCATTGCTGGTGACCGCAGGCGTGCCGGAGGGCGGCTTTCCCGTCGCAGTCGGGGCCTTCCTCGTCTGCGGCATCCTGATCGTCGTTGCCGGTCTCTTTCGGCCGCTCGGCCGTGCGGTTGCGGCAATCCCCGCGCCGCTCGCCAATGCCATGCTCTCCGGCGTCATCCTCGGGCTCTGCTTTGCGCCCTTCAAGGCGATCGCCTTCGATCCGCGTCTGGGGCTGCCGATCCTCGCCGCCTGGGCGGTGGTCGCTGCCTTCAAGCGGCTCTATGCCGTGCCGGCCGCTCTCGCGGCCTTCGCGCTGGTCATCGCCTTCGGCGTCGACCTGCCGGAGGGAGCGATGGCGAGCTGGGCGGCCTCGCTTGCGCCACCCGTCGAGCTGGTGATGCCGGCCTTCACAGTCCCGTCGCTGATCTCGATCGCGCTGCCGCTCTTCATCGTCACCATGGCCTCGCAGAACATTCCCGGCATCGCGGTGCTGAAGGTCAATCATTACAATCCGATGCCGGGGCCGCTCTTTGCGGCGACGGGTCTCTTCTCACTCTTCTCTGCCCCCTTCGGCGGCCATGCGGTCAACCTTGCGGCGATCACGGCGGCGATGTGCGCTGGCGAGGACGCCCACCCGGACCCGAAGAAACGCTACTGGGCCGCGGTCGTCTGCGGCCTCGGCTATGTCGTGCTCGGGCTGCTCGCCGGTGCCGTCACCGCCTTCGTCTCGCTTGCCCCGCCGATCCTCATCCAGGCGGTGGCCGGGCTTGCTCTGATTGCCGCCTTCTCCGGTTCGGCGGTCGCCGCCTTCAAGGAGGTCGAGACACGGGAAGCCGCCGCCGTCACCTTCCTGATCACCGCCTCCGGCGTCTCGTTCGGCGGCATTTCGGGCGCCTTCTGGGGGCTCGTCGCCGGTGGGTTGATGATGGCGCTGATGCAGCTGGCGAAGGGCAGGCGGTAG